A stretch of Prunus dulcis chromosome 6, ALMONDv2, whole genome shotgun sequence DNA encodes these proteins:
- the LOC117631337 gene encoding eukaryotic translation initiation factor 3 subunit B-like — MGDVMVLNDIEATAARIGIDISQLDLDSIRLPPGEDFGIISDDEDIYQEENSELDSGFGNIIVVDNLPVVPKEKYEKLENVIRKIYSQIGLIKDDGFWMPLDPETQKTLGYCFIEYNTPQEAELAKEKTHGYKLDRSHIFAVSMFDDFDRFMKVPDQWAPPESNPYKPGENLQQWLTDEKARDQLVIRAGSDTEVLWNDARHLKPEPVYKRAFWTESFVQWSPLGTYLATIHRQGAAVWGGASTFNRLMRYAHPQVRLIDFSPGEKYLVTYSSHEPSNPRDANRVVINIFDVRTGKVMRDFKGTPDDFAIGGTGGVAGVSWPVFKWAGGKDDKYFARMGKNVISVYETETFSLVDKKSMKVENVMDFSWSPTDPILALFVPELGGGNQPARVSLVQIPNKEELRQKNLFSVSDCKMYWQSNGEYLAVKVDRYTKTKKSTYTGFELFRIKERDIPIEVLELENKNDKIIAFAWEPKGHRFAVIHCDNTSSNNNPRPDVSFYSMRSGHNTGRVSKLTTLKGKQANALFWSPSGRFIILAGLKGFNGQLEFYNVDELETMATAEHFMATDIEWDPTGRYVATAVTSVHEMENGFNIWSFNGKLLYRILKDHFFQFLWRPRPPSFLTPEKEEEIAKNLKKYSKKYEAEDQDVSMFLSEQDREKRRMLKEEWEKWVAEWKRLHEEDKLERQKLREGEASDEEEEYEAKDIEVEETLDVSEEVVSFED, encoded by the exons ATGGGGGACGTCATGGTGTTGAACGACATAGAGGCTACGGCGGCCCGAATCGGAATCGACATCTCGCAGCTGGACCTCGATTCCATTCGTCTCCCTCCTGGTGAAGATTTTGGCATTATCAG CGATGATGAGGATATATACCAAGAGGAAAATTCGGAGCTGGACTCAGGGTTTGGCAACATAATTGTTGTTGATAACCTCCCGGTGGTTCCTAAAGAAAAGTACGAGAAGCTTGAAAATGTCATTCGTAAAATTTACAGTCAGATTGGTCTTATCAAGGACGATGGGTTTTGGATGCCACTTGATCCCGAAACCCAAAAAACATTGGGCTATTGCTTCATCGAGTATAATACTCCTCAG GAAGCTGAGCTTGCCAAGGAGAAGACTCATGGATACAAATTGGACAGATCACATATTTTTGCTGTCAGCATGTTTGACGACTTTGATAGGTTCATGAAAGTTCCAGATCAATGGGCCCCTCCAGAAAGTAATCCGTACAAGCCAGGG GAGAATCTTCAACAATGGCTTACTGATGAAAAGGCCCGAGATCAGCTTGTGATTCGTGCTGGTTCGGATACTGAAGTTTTGTGGAATGATGCACGGCACTTGAAGCCTGAGCCTGTTTACAAGCGTGCT TTCTGGACGGAAAGCTTTGTGCAATGGTCCCCTCTGGGTACGTATTTGGCCACTATTCACAGACAGGGTGCTGCTGTTTGGGGAGGTGCCTCTACCTTTAATCGTCTGATGCGTTATGCTCATCCCCAg GTTAGACTGATTGATTTCTCACCTGGTGAGAAATATTTGGTGACCTACAGCAGCCATGAACCAAGCAATCCTCGTGATGCAAAT AGGGTTGTGATAAACATTTTTGATGTGAGAACTGGAAAAGTAATGAGAGATTTTAAAGGAACTCCTGATGATTTTGCAATTGGAGGAACTGGAGGTGTTGCTGGGGTGTCTTGGCCGGTgttcaa atggGCTGGCGGAAAAGATGATAAGTATTTTGCCAGAATGGGCAAAAATGTTATCTCTGTTTATGAAACAGAAACATTTTCACTTGTAGACAAAAAGTCCATGAAGGTTGAGAATGTTATGGACTTCAGCTGGTCACCAACTGATCCGATTCTTGCTCTATTTGTTCCAGAATTGGGTGGTGGCAACCAACCTGCTAGG GTGAGTCTTGTTCAAATCCCCAATAAAGAGGAGTTGAGGCAAAAGAATCTTTTCAGTGTCAGTGATTGCAAAATGTACTGGCAAAGCAACGGGGAGTATCTTGCTGTTAAAGTTGACCGGtatacaaaaacaaagaaaagcacATACACAGGCTTTGAGCTTTTCCGAATCAAAGAGCGAGACATCCCCATCGAGGTTTTGGAGCTTGAGAATAAGAATGACAAGATCATTGCATTTGCTTGGGAGCCCAAGGGCCATAGGTTTGCAGTTATTCATTGTGATAATACAAGCTCAAATAACAACCCAAGGCCCGATGTAAGTTTCTACTCCATGCGTAGTGGTCACAATACAGGCCGTGTTTCAAAGCTCACTACTTTGAAAGGGAAGCAAGCAAATGCTCTTTTCTGGTCACCTTCAGGGCGCTTTATAATACTCGCAGGATTGAAAGGTTTCAATGGGCAGCTGGAGTTTTACAATGTGGATGAGCTTGAAACCATGGCTACTGCCGAGCATTTTATGGCAACTGATATTGAATGGGATCCTACTGGAAG ATATGTTGCTACTGCAGTGACTTCAGTTCATGAGATGGAGAATGGTTTCAACATATGGTCCTTCAACGGCAAGCTACTTTATAGGATACTAAAGGATCATTTTTTTCAG TTCTTATGGCGCCCAAGGCCACCATCATTCCTGACTCCTGAGAAAGAGGAGGAGATTGCAAAGAACTTGAAAAAGTACAGCAAGAAGTATGAGGCCGAGGACCAGGATGTGTCAATGTTTTTGAGTGAGCAGGATCGTGAGAAGAGGAGGATGTTGAAGGAAGAGTGGGAGAAATGGGTGGCTGAGTGGAAGCGGTTGCACGAAGAAGACAAATTGGAGAGGCAAAAGCTCAGAGAAGGAGAAGCAagtgatgaagaagaggagtACGAGGCTAAAGATATTGAGGTTGAGGAGACATTGGACGTTTCGGAGGAGGTCGTTTCTTTTGAAGATTGA